A genomic window from Ananas comosus cultivar F153 linkage group 22, ASM154086v1, whole genome shotgun sequence includes:
- the LOC109727520 gene encoding extensin-like codes for MEPYKYSSYEGDSSPHPREVEYEGAVAWDDATHSSAAAAARVRLMVSYGGRIQPRPGDTQLSYVGGETKILSLDRSMRFAAFQSKLAAMAGADEGSVVVKYQLPDEDLDALVSITNDDDLDHMLHEYDRLLLPRSSSSSTGSSSSRSSAPRLRVFIFPPNPPPPPSAALLEPSRTDRQWFLDALNSAPPPPAASAPPPAPAPPLQQIEIPAAPPPIATAPPPPAAPPAPAPAPAPSSDYLVGGFDRGFAQPPMAKAKDPPFEAAWKPDPTRENWQIGGDPAFSAVYPVELQRRFQENLKITDNQPPPQQPPPPPPTQRMSGEETFARAYSSPDYYLPTMQEKPPAPSPPVGPMPTGYMPVPRNTVIPPGRFTSAAGGDQQPVYFIPAPTTAGAVYTQPPPQPPPPQGYLTTVPNLSPANVYREPVVYAMAPTPAPAPTQPQGSVKVVSQPSEGVGMVRMPQGPESTLAYAPPQVAYDSTGRAVYYGAFPSYQAVTSIPLSTEPARPVKPSQIS; via the coding sequence ATGGAGCCTTACAAGTATTCCTCCTACGAGGGCGACTCCTCTCCTCACCCCCGCGAGGTGGAGTACGAGGGCGCCGTGGCCTGGGACGACGCCACccactcctccgccgccgcagccgcgcGGGTGCGGCTCATGGTGAGCTATGGTGGCCGGATACAGCCGCGCCCCGGCGACACCCAGCTCTCCTACGTCGGGGGCGAGACGAAGATCCTCTCCCTCGACCGCTCCATGCGCTTCGCCGCGTTCCAATCCAAGCTCGCCGCCATGGCGGGCGCCGACGAGGGCTCCGTCGTCGTTAAGTACCAGCTCCCCGACGAGGACCTCGACGCCCTCGTCTCCATCACCAACGACGACGATCTCGACCACATGCTGCACGAGTACGatcgcctcctcctccctcgctcctcctcctcctccaccggtTCCTCCTCCTCCCGATCATCCGCCCCGCGCCTTCGCGTCTTTATCTTCCCCCCCAACCCCCCGCCGCCCCCCTCCGCCGCGCTCCTCGAGCCGAGCAGGACCGATCGCCAGTGGTTCCTCGACGCCCTCAACTCCGCGCCGCCCCCTCCCGCTGCTTCCGCCCCACCCCCCGCCCCAGCGCCGCCGCTCCAGCAGATCGAAATCCCCGCCGCTCCGCCACCGATCGCCACCGCTCCGCCACCACCCGcggcgccgccggcgccggcgccggcaccGGCACCGAGCTCCGATTACCTCGTCGGCGGATTCGACAGGGGCTTCGCGCAACCCCCTATGGCGAAGGCCAAGGATCCGCCCTTTGAAGCCGCGTGGAAGCCCGATCCGACGAGGGAGAATTGGCAAATCGGAGGCGATCCGGCCTTCTCCGCCGTCTATCCGGTAGAATTACAGAGGCGATTTCAGGAAAACCTCAAGATCACCGATAATCAGCCGCCACCgcagcagccgccgccgccgccgccaacgcaGAGGATGAGCGGCGAAGAAACCTTTGCTAGGGCTTACTCTTCTCCTGACTACTACCTTCCAACTATGCAGGAGAAGCCCCCCGCACCGTCTCCACCGGTGGGGCCAATGCCTACTGGCTACATGCCGGTGCCGAGGAACACTGTAATCCCCCCCGGGAGGTTCACCTCAGCTGCCGGAGGGGACCAACAACCCGTGTACTTCATCCCTGCTCCTACCACCGCAGGAGCTGTTTACACGCAACCGCCACCGCAGCCGCCACCGCCGCAAGGGTACCTCACCACAGTGCCGAATTTATCCCCTGCAAATGTCTACCGTGAGCCGGTAGTTTACGCGATGGCGCCGACGCCAGCACCGGCTCCCACTCAGCCGCAGGGATCCGTAAAGGTTGTGAGCCAGCCATCGGAAGGGGTCGGCATGGTGCGCATGCCGCAGGGGCCGGAATCGACTTTGGCCTATGCGCCACCACAAGTGGCCTACGACAGCACGGGCAGGGCGGTTTACTATGGCGCGTTCCCGTCGTATCAAGCGGTTACCAGCATTCCTCTCAGCACAGAGCCTGCGAGGCCGGTGAAGCCGTCCCAGATTTCTTGA